In Propionicimonas paludicola, a single window of DNA contains:
- the ettA gene encoding energy-dependent translational throttle protein EttA — translation MPEFVFTMHNVRKKLGEKLVLDNVTLSFFEGAKIGVVGPNGAGKSTMLKLMAGMLKADNGDAMLAKDKTVGILLQEPPLTEGKTVLENIYEGVADTKALLDRYNEVSLAMGEPDADFDALLAEMDKLQTEIDHRNAWDLDSQLEQAMDALQCPPSDAIVDVLSGGERRRVALCKLLLAQPDLLLLDEPTNHLDAESVSWLEGHLKSYPGAVLAVTHDRYFLDNVAEWICEIDRGQLHPYEGNYSTYLETKRSRLQIEGKKDAKRAKILEKELEWVRANPKARQAKNKARLARYEELAAEAERNRAVDLAEINIPPGPRLGSDVMEANKLTKGFGDRVLIENLSFTLPRAGIVGIIGPNGVGKTTLFKMIVGQEQPDSGSLKVGGTVKFSYVDQGRSGIDPNKNVWEVVSDGLDHIKVASFEMPSRAYVASFGFKGPDQQKLAGVLSGGERNRLNLALTLKQGGNVLLLDEPTNDLDVETLQSLEDALLEYPGCAVVISHDRWFLDRVATHILAWEGTDADDAVWFWFEGNYADYEENKVARLGVDAARPHRTAHRKLTRG, via the coding sequence ATGCCTGAGTTCGTGTTCACCATGCACAACGTCCGCAAGAAGCTGGGCGAGAAGCTGGTGCTGGACAACGTCACCCTCTCCTTCTTCGAGGGCGCCAAGATCGGCGTGGTCGGCCCCAACGGTGCCGGCAAGTCGACAATGCTGAAGCTGATGGCCGGCATGCTCAAGGCCGACAACGGTGATGCCATGCTGGCCAAGGACAAGACGGTCGGCATCCTGCTGCAGGAACCACCGCTGACCGAGGGCAAGACCGTCCTGGAGAACATCTACGAGGGCGTGGCCGACACCAAGGCGCTGCTCGACCGCTACAACGAGGTCTCCCTGGCCATGGGCGAGCCGGACGCCGACTTCGACGCGCTGCTGGCCGAGATGGACAAGCTGCAGACCGAGATCGACCACCGCAACGCCTGGGACCTGGACTCCCAGCTCGAGCAGGCCATGGACGCCCTGCAGTGCCCGCCGTCGGATGCCATCGTCGATGTGCTCTCCGGTGGCGAGCGGCGCCGGGTGGCGCTGTGCAAGCTGCTGTTGGCCCAGCCCGACCTGCTGCTGCTGGACGAGCCCACCAACCACCTGGACGCCGAGAGCGTCAGCTGGCTGGAGGGTCACCTGAAGAGCTACCCGGGCGCCGTCCTGGCGGTCACCCACGACCGCTACTTCCTGGACAACGTCGCGGAGTGGATCTGCGAGATCGACCGCGGCCAGCTGCACCCCTACGAGGGCAACTACTCCACCTACCTGGAGACCAAGCGGTCCCGGCTGCAGATCGAGGGCAAGAAGGACGCCAAGCGCGCCAAGATCCTGGAGAAGGAACTGGAGTGGGTGCGGGCCAACCCGAAGGCCCGCCAGGCCAAGAACAAGGCCCGCCTGGCCCGCTACGAGGAGCTCGCAGCCGAGGCCGAGCGGAACCGCGCAGTCGATCTCGCCGAGATCAACATCCCGCCGGGCCCGCGCCTGGGCTCGGACGTGATGGAGGCCAACAAGCTGACCAAGGGCTTCGGCGACCGGGTGCTGATCGAGAACCTCAGCTTCACTCTGCCGCGGGCCGGCATCGTCGGCATCATCGGCCCCAACGGTGTGGGCAAGACCACGCTGTTCAAGATGATCGTCGGCCAGGAGCAGCCTGACTCGGGCAGCCTGAAGGTCGGCGGCACCGTCAAGTTCTCCTATGTCGACCAGGGACGCTCCGGGATCGACCCGAACAAGAACGTCTGGGAGGTCGTCTCCGACGGCCTGGACCACATCAAGGTGGCCAGCTTCGAGATGCCGTCCCGGGCCTATGTGGCCTCCTTCGGCTTCAAGGGCCCCGACCAGCAGAAGCTGGCCGGCGTGCTGTCCGGTGGTGAGCGGAACCGGCTGAACCTGGCCCTCACCCTGAAGCAGGGCGGCAATGTGCTGCTGCTGGACGAGCCGACCAACGACCTGGACGTGGAGACCCTGCAGTCACTGGAAGATGCGCTGCTGGAGTACCCGGGCTGTGCCGTGGTGATCTCCCACGACCGCTGGTTCCTGGACCGGGTGGCAACTCACATCCTGGCCTGGGAGGGCACCGACGCCGACGACGCGGTCTGGTTCTGGTTCGAGGGCAACTACGCCGACTACGAGGAGAACAAGGTCGCGCGGCTCGGAGTGGACGCGGCGCGTCCGCACCGCACCGCGCACCGCAAGCTCACCCGCGGCTAG